The genome window ttaaaattattttgttaaattcaagctCATTACAACgtattttttagttacattgttactaagtaaaaaaattatttcaaactatcacactaataaatttaacaaaaataatttaacagtGTCAACAATTGgaactaaattttgaattttgaaaagtaaaagactaaatttctagaaatacaaatataagtactaaatctcaaatttgtgaagagtatagGACCTatcacatattttaacctaaatttaaatatgtagaaataataaaattatttcacatAAAACCAacttttagaagaaaaaactatattttctttaactttttcCTATTGGATCGGTTTGATTACTAGTAtaataatatgagaaaataaattatttattacctATGCATTACCAtagtcaaatataaaataaaagttgtttactaaaataaataataaagcgattaaatattactaattaaattaatttattacttattaatatactaaaatatctgTAAAAATAGGTACAATATTTAACTTTACTCAACAACAATGCTAAAATGCTCATCATAAATTACTACACAAAGAAACAACCTtgtaattattgaatatattatTGAGTTCAATAACCTTTCACTTCTTACTTGCAAATTATTATGCgacattattttgaaaatattgagAAGTTTCTAGTCTCTCCTCTTTTCCCTTTCTCACCTCAAAGTGACTAATTAACCACCTGCCTCTCTCCCTCCTTTTATTTCCCAATCTCCATAGCCCCCCAAAATAGTATTCCTCAAGCTTCTTGAATTGGATACTCTAATAAAGTCCAATAATGCCACCACCACTTCAGTCTAGTCTATATTTCCCAATGGACAATCCAACAATACTGTCTTTACTCCACCCTACTCCCGGAGAGAAGCACAAAAGTTCCAGTAATGGTGGCGGTCTCCTGCGTATGTTTAAGCTTTTCCCTATGCTAACCTCAGGTTGCAAGATGGGAAAACCCCGCCGGAAGCCTTTGTTGAACCATACTGCTGCAACATGTACAATTTTTGGGTATCGTAAAGGCCGAGTTTTCTTAGCAATACAAGCTGATCCCAATTGTGTGCCAATGATTGTGATCGAGCTACCGATGCTCACCAGCGTACTGCAAAAGGAAATGGAATCTGACATGGTCAGGATAGCACTAGAGAGTGAGACCAAGACTCATAAAAAGAAACTGTTGGAGGAGTTTGTATGGGCAGTGTACTGTAATGGAAGAAAGATGGGTTACTCTATCAGGAAGAAACATTTGTGTGACGACGAGCTTCATGTTACGCAGCTTTTGCGAGGGGTGTCAACCGGTGCAGGCGTCCTTCCAACCCTAAATCACAAGGAAAGTAGCGATGGAGAATTAACCTACATGAGAGCAAGGTTTGAGAGGGTGGTGGGTTCAAAGGACTCGGAAGCTCTACACATGATTAACCCAGATGGTGCACCTGGTCCTGAACTAAGTATTTTCTTTCTAAGATCTTATTAGAAAgcttcaaaatttacttaacaatTTTCATTTAATGTAAGATCATTACATGTTTACGTATTGTGAGTCAAGCTAGCTCATCATACTGCATTAGTTGGTCTGTTACTTTCATGTTGTTGAAAGGCAATATCATCTCCTGTTTCTGCCTTGAGGTTAACTTTTGAATCCCGACAAACTAGGTATCCTGTCTCAAAAAATAGACAATGACATCACTGAGAAAAAACTTGTAGTTAATTCAATAGCTACACAATGATAGGGGAATCAAATCCAATAATAAAAGAACATGTCTAGCTTCATCTTCTTCGGGATAAAGTTACTGGAACATCACACAAGTTCAGAAGATATAGTTTAATGGGTCACTATTAGTGCAATAAAGGGTAATGCAGTCTCTAATTTATCTCAAATGAATAATTAATGTATAACCTAATTACTAATAAATGTTAgagatgaaaaacaaaaaagtaatGTACAGCCTAATTGAATTAAGTAGGTGACATGTTGATATAAAATTTGTCGAGATTGCATTCACAATAAATAATTGTGTTGTTGTGGGACACACATTGAAGTATTGTGGGATCAGGTACTAgttttagtttgtatttttttgtagaAAAAGCAAATATTAGGAAAATATGGTCCTTGGTgataaaatcatttgtttttaGATGATGTATTGTTTTCCTTTTACTAtgtataatctatatatattctATAATCTATAGATTATAAAAGCAtatgatataattataaatactaattaatttataattattagttacaaaatttaatgaaaataaaggaagagaATAAAATCGGATATATggggtttaatttcttttgaactCATTTGTGATCTTTTGTTcctatattttattgaatttagtgaaagttttcaaaaaaaaagataaacaaTAGACATTGAATCATATTGTTGTTGAACCGAATAGAACtaacgaaaaaaaaaataaagttaaaaatcaataaagtcgaatttttgggatttttattcaagtttgGCCTtgatttttaaccaaaattttggattttttttcaatatgtTTCAGATCATCTAACTGTTTGAACCGTCTAGTTTTATATTCCTTGCTAAGAAGTGGTGGAATGAGAGTGACAATTCTTACTGCTAAAACCAAGTCAAGATTGAcaaaacatttcaattcaaaaacaaaGCATTAATGCCTTTGAAACTTGATTCTCCCTCTTCTCAAACTAAAGTTGCTGCTAATactaaacaaaaaaagatgtcaTATCCAAGACTCAACGTTATAGGTGGTGGGGGTTTGATGTTGGAACCGAAGAATTAGCCATTGGTTGCGGAGAATATATCCGGCCGTCAACGCAAGAAGAGCATTTTCTTTCAATCCAACCTTCACTCTCATACTCACCCTCCCCAATGAATTTCCTCCCAATGCACAGCCGTGCCATGGTGCCTGCCACTATGCCTAAGATTAAGATCACCAAAAGTACGGCTATAACTGGACCAAAAGAAGCATGGCTAGTGCTAGAGTTGTATGGCTGCTGCGTTTCAGTCACTGGTGGTGGTTGCTGGACTAACGGCATTGCCATTTTGGAACTTACCCACAAGTCTACACCTTTTCCTCCTTCTCTATGCTTGAAGTCTTGAAATGGTTATATTGTTGGCAAGTGCAGACTAGAGAGGATTTAGTTTAGAGTTTGATAGAGAATGAGAATGGAGCATTGCAACCAAAAATTTTCCCCTTTTATTTCAGGCAACAGGGCAAAGCCAAAGgtagaaatttttttctcattttacatctttttaagatctaaaaaaggaaatataaagTTTTGTAAAAAGAATCTCAAATTACATATTCCATTTCATCATATGTCAAAGAGTCACATAAAACTACTTGACAGAACTAACAGGAAAAAGTTGAATACGAACGGAAATATACGTTtcataagggaaaaaaaaatatcaaactatagtaaaaggactaaatccacCAAAAACTTATAATACAAGGATTTCCAATAGAATTTGACCTTATCGAATCAAAGccttttttaatcatttcttggAATATCTTCAATCGTGCGATTACAGTTGAACGACGGTGCGATACCAACCTCGGAGCCCAAGTCGATGCTGACCACTGACTCACTCACACTATAAAGATATATTTATGGCTAATTACTAAAAAGGCCTTTAATATATTATACATTGATTACATAAtcctttatactatttttatagtCTTTTTTACTCTCttcattttaatgttaaaataaaaataattttagtttataaactaatttgcatttaatgctgctaatttgatgagaataaattattaaatagaaaataacataatagtTTTTGAaagtaaatcaaaataatattttgaattttttgaaaatttcaagaaattaatataaatactcttttaaattttgaaaattcttgaaaatttcttatatttataacacacttaattactttttgaaaatttgaattgcataataaaaaattaatataaaagcttgaaaattaaaataattgtactTTTAGTCATAAAATCAATACCTTTTTGGATAAAAATCATAGGTTAAGGCTATTAAAAATATCTCAAGAGCATTTTCGGTTTatctatatttaaaatattcatatttccaCATTTTCTCTTTCCCCCTCATTGCTAGCCAAGGCCTGCGAACCTGCTAGCCATTACCTGCGAAGCTGCTCACTGAATTTCCTTATTTAAACCATGTTAGCGGCATATTTAGTTTGGAAGATCATAACTCAATTTTCTTCAGTTCAGAACTTGAGCTACTACAAGCCTACAACTGTTGTAATCCCCATGGCACCGAGAAGAATTGATCATGTGGCATCGAAACCAGAAATGTGGAAGCATTTGAAAGCGAGGGTGGAAGCCAAACGACTAAAAGTAGAGATGGGAAAGGTAAGGGAAGATCAAGAATGCTTAAGAGTTGAGCAGAGAAATTTAATAACAAGGTTTGGAGAGATTGAGAGGCAATACGATGAGCTGAAACAAGAAGCTGAGATGATTGCCAAGCAATCAGGCTTGACTCGAATCAAGCTGGGTCTCATGTTGGGAATCTTAATAGCTCGTGAGGGTGGACATTTGGTTCAAGCTGCTAATCTTACTCGCTTCCTTGGGTGTGTTTCTGCAAATCTTTCTTATGATCTCATCCAAGTTATTATCATTTGATTAATTAAGATGCAtgggtatttatttttattttaact of Gossypium raimondii isolate GPD5lz chromosome 3, ASM2569854v1, whole genome shotgun sequence contains these proteins:
- the LOC105797349 gene encoding protein MIZU-KUSSEI 1; this encodes MPPPLQSSLYFPMDNPTILSLLHPTPGEKHKSSSNGGGLLRMFKLFPMLTSGCKMGKPRRKPLLNHTAATCTIFGYRKGRVFLAIQADPNCVPMIVIELPMLTSVLQKEMESDMVRIALESETKTHKKKLLEEFVWAVYCNGRKMGYSIRKKHLCDDELHVTQLLRGVSTGAGVLPTLNHKESSDGELTYMRARFERVVGSKDSEALHMINPDGAPGPELSIFFLRSY
- the LOC105796136 gene encoding uncharacterized protein LOC105796136; the protein is MLAAYLVWKIITQFSSVQNLSYYKPTTVVIPMAPRRIDHVASKPEMWKHLKARVEAKRLKVEMGKVREDQECLRVEQRNLITRFGEIERQYDELKQEAEMIAKQSGLTRIKLGLMLGILIAREGGHLVQAANLTRFLGEIVAMEKASAIHRKQMQWSFFEQNFGDF